Proteins from a genomic interval of Niabella soli DSM 19437:
- a CDS encoding sialidase family protein, which yields MAASEKRDGVFKQLLLWVTLGWLLLIMNGCSARLQSAKEQTTTVFAPDAVYKSTRIPALVYTKRGSLLAFCEGRIGTASDWADMNLIMRRSIDGGRSWAPIVIIDSMKGGPVGNPTPIVDANGIIHLLYQRDYAEGFYTFSEDDGKTWAKPVNITATYNAFRPEYNWKVLAPGPGHGIQLQNGRLLSAVWLANSSKTKPRRSHSPSCVATIYSDDHGKTWKRGAIIADSSAAVANPNESMPVQLEDGTVLMSIRNPSKQLRRAFSTSPTGIGDWTTLRFADALFDPTCMAPIIALPKRNARGSAALLFVNPDSRNIEKHPRRNLSAKLSFDSGKTWSFDKVIDAGPSGYSDLAVDEKGNVYCLYESAVKDRDFNYRLILKKLPAKWFQKK from the coding sequence ATGGCAGCATCGGAAAAAAGAGATGGAGTGTTTAAGCAGTTATTGCTTTGGGTAACATTGGGTTGGTTACTACTAATCATGAACGGATGTAGTGCGCGGCTGCAATCGGCCAAAGAACAGACTACAACTGTTTTTGCCCCGGATGCTGTATATAAATCTACCCGCATCCCGGCGCTGGTATATACAAAGCGCGGCTCTTTGCTTGCTTTTTGTGAAGGCCGCATCGGCACCGCCAGCGACTGGGCTGATATGAACCTGATCATGCGCCGCAGCATTGACGGCGGACGCAGTTGGGCGCCGATTGTGATCATCGATTCCATGAAAGGCGGACCGGTTGGGAATCCCACGCCGATTGTAGATGCAAACGGAATCATTCACCTGCTCTACCAACGGGATTATGCAGAAGGCTTTTATACCTTTTCGGAGGATGATGGTAAAACCTGGGCAAAACCCGTGAATATTACCGCAACCTATAATGCATTCAGACCGGAGTATAACTGGAAGGTGCTGGCGCCCGGTCCGGGGCATGGCATTCAACTACAGAACGGTCGTTTGTTGAGCGCGGTATGGCTGGCCAATTCATCAAAAACAAAACCGCGCAGAAGTCATTCCCCCTCCTGCGTGGCTACTATTTACAGCGATGATCATGGCAAAACATGGAAACGGGGCGCTATTATCGCAGACAGCTCGGCGGCCGTTGCGAATCCCAATGAAAGCATGCCGGTGCAGTTGGAGGATGGAACCGTGCTGATGAGCATCCGGAACCCTTCAAAGCAACTGAGAAGGGCGTTTAGCACAAGCCCCACCGGCATTGGTGATTGGACGACTCTCCGGTTTGCGGATGCTTTATTTGACCCCACTTGTATGGCCCCCATTATTGCATTGCCAAAACGGAATGCCCGGGGGAGTGCAGCGTTGCTGTTCGTGAATCCAGACAGCCGGAATATCGAAAAACATCCGCGCCGCAATCTTTCTGCAAAACTGTCGTTTGATAGCGGGAAAACCTGGAGCTTTGATAAAGTGATTGATGCAGGTCCATCGGGTTATAGCGATCTGGCGGTAGACGAAAAAGGAAATGTGTATTGCCTGTATGAATCGGCAGTAAAAGATCGCGATTTTAATTACCGGCTGATATTAAAAAAATTGCCGGCAAAATGGTTTCAAAAAAAATAA
- a CDS encoding PKD domain-containing protein has product MRIINYLSGISLVVALLLAGCKKDNVSSAITIDFTSSKVQLSAGDSVTFKDLAQGTVSNWQWEFEGGAPATSNLSGPTVTYNTPGTYSVTLKLRNAANEVVLKKEKMIVVGYNRVKADFKLQKTVALQNEMLQFKDTSTGMPTGWKWEFTALATGKILNSDKQHPEMSFTDTGYYNIRLIASNPDYSDTIVKEKALRIIDPHMLASGFSANIQAAYEGQSVQFTDQSLGLATEWDWEIKSDAAALQSSEQNPTLTFAKAGIYSVTLNVKNSVTTSSKTVERFVKIIPANGLVGYFPFNSSLNDAGPLKLASSLKGQVGIVQASRNGTTTGVGSFDGSGGIIVADNPAFNMGVGDFTISVWIQSTSSVRMMIWQESGKNGSKDNQAWLRLNSSATQYTAFNIEDAAGGSFLALADPGNIADGKWYHVVAVRSGLVTKIYINGQKMIERTSTTGIKDVSNAADFKIGMQEGATSFSNYFIGKLDELIVYKRALTDSEITNLFQY; this is encoded by the coding sequence ATGAGAATTATAAATTATTTATCGGGGATCTCCCTGGTCGTTGCACTGCTGTTGGCAGGATGTAAAAAAGATAACGTCAGCTCAGCAATAACCATCGATTTTACTTCCAGTAAAGTACAATTGTCCGCTGGCGACAGTGTTACTTTTAAAGACCTGGCACAGGGAACCGTCTCAAACTGGCAGTGGGAGTTTGAAGGCGGAGCGCCGGCTACCTCCAATCTTTCAGGCCCAACTGTAACTTATAATACGCCGGGCACTTATTCCGTAACTTTGAAATTGAGAAATGCGGCCAACGAAGTAGTACTTAAAAAGGAAAAGATGATTGTGGTGGGCTATAACCGGGTCAAGGCCGACTTTAAGCTACAAAAGACCGTGGCCCTTCAAAACGAAATGCTGCAATTTAAAGACACCAGTACCGGAATGCCTACCGGGTGGAAATGGGAATTTACAGCCCTGGCGACCGGCAAGATTTTAAACTCAGATAAGCAGCACCCGGAAATGAGTTTTACCGATACCGGCTATTATAATATCCGGCTGATAGCGTCGAACCCGGATTACAGCGATACCATTGTGAAAGAAAAAGCATTGCGCATTATTGACCCGCACATGCTGGCTTCCGGCTTTAGCGCGAATATTCAGGCCGCTTACGAAGGACAGTCCGTTCAGTTTACCGATCAATCTCTGGGCCTTGCAACCGAATGGGATTGGGAAATAAAGTCTGATGCCGCGGCATTGCAGTCTTCAGAACAAAACCCCACTCTTACTTTTGCCAAAGCGGGCATCTATTCGGTAACGCTGAATGTAAAAAACAGTGTAACAACCAGTTCAAAAACAGTGGAACGGTTTGTTAAAATTATTCCGGCGAACGGGTTGGTGGGGTACTTTCCGTTCAATAGCTCGCTAAATGATGCGGGACCTTTAAAACTTGCTTCATCGTTAAAAGGCCAGGTCGGTATCGTACAGGCAAGCAGGAACGGAACTACAACCGGGGTCGGCAGCTTTGACGGCAGCGGTGGAATTATTGTAGCAGATAATCCGGCATTTAATATGGGCGTTGGTGATTTTACAATCTCTGTTTGGATACAATCTACCAGTAGTGTAAGAATGATGATATGGCAGGAAAGCGGCAAAAACGGTTCAAAAGACAACCAGGCCTGGTTGCGCCTGAACAGTTCTGCCACCCAATATACCGCGTTTAATATCGAAGATGCTGCGGGTGGCTCGTTCCTGGCGCTGGCAGATCCGGGGAATATTGCGGATGGTAAATGGTATCATGTGGTGGCCGTGCGCTCGGGATTGGTAACAAAGATTTATATTAATGGTCAGAAAATGATCGAGCGCACTTCTACTACTGGTATCAAGGATGTTTCCAATGCAGCAGACTTTAAGATCGGCATGCAGGAAGGAGCTACCAGTTTTAGTAATTATTTTATAGGAAAGCTGGATGAATTGATTGTTTACAAGCGGGCATTAACGGACAGTGAGATCACCAATTTGTTTCAATACTAA
- a CDS encoding sialidase family protein — MLTKTFFSIWFCGLVLMVTGCKKQGLVGFEPVNPNAPGLIDSNKYVKLFERGYKGYALFRIPAIVRAKSGTLLAFAEGRMCGSCGDAGDINMVLKRSTDGGKTWGDLSVIWDDGGNTCGNPVPIVDETTGTIHLLMSWNNTRAFVTHSTDEGLTWSVPAEITANVKDIGWTWYATGPVHGIQLTEGTYKGRLIAPTYTTATGLGNKSYSFAVYSDDHGATWKKGALTKQGDVGECTVAETNAGLLLNMRSAVSNARVLATSIDGGLSWGDNQLQPALVDPKCQGSMISFKQNGSWVLLQSNAAAQTRTNMTVKMSADDGKSWAKSYTVFYGASAYSDMTLLDDSHIGLLFENGDKNPYDRIYFKRIPLSNLQ; from the coding sequence ATGCTTACGAAAACTTTTTTTTCAATATGGTTTTGTGGCCTGGTACTGATGGTGACCGGCTGTAAAAAACAAGGACTGGTAGGGTTTGAACCCGTGAACCCGAATGCGCCGGGCCTGATAGACTCTAATAAATATGTAAAGCTTTTTGAACGGGGATATAAAGGCTATGCGCTGTTTCGCATCCCTGCAATCGTGCGGGCAAAATCCGGAACGCTGCTGGCTTTTGCAGAAGGGCGCATGTGCGGCTCCTGTGGCGATGCGGGCGATATTAATATGGTACTGAAAAGAAGTACCGATGGAGGTAAAACCTGGGGCGACCTATCGGTGATCTGGGATGACGGGGGAAATACCTGTGGCAATCCTGTGCCCATTGTGGATGAAACAACCGGCACCATTCACCTTCTGATGAGCTGGAACAATACCCGCGCATTTGTAACACATTCAACTGATGAAGGCCTTACCTGGTCGGTGCCTGCAGAGATCACCGCTAACGTAAAAGACATAGGCTGGACCTGGTATGCAACCGGCCCGGTACATGGCATCCAGTTAACGGAAGGTACTTATAAGGGCAGACTGATCGCTCCTACTTATACAACGGCCACCGGTCTGGGAAATAAGAGTTATTCTTTTGCTGTTTATTCAGATGATCATGGGGCTACCTGGAAAAAGGGTGCCCTCACAAAACAGGGAGATGTTGGAGAATGTACGGTGGCGGAAACCAATGCAGGCCTGCTGTTAAATATGCGTTCCGCAGTATCTAATGCGCGCGTATTGGCAACGAGCATCGACGGCGGGTTAAGCTGGGGCGATAATCAATTACAACCAGCACTGGTTGATCCAAAGTGCCAGGGAAGCATGATCAGTTTTAAGCAGAATGGGAGCTGGGTGTTGCTGCAATCCAATGCAGCCGCGCAAACCCGTACAAACATGACCGTTAAAATGTCTGCGGATGATGGGAAAAGCTGGGCAAAATCCTATACCGTTTTTTATGGCGCCTCCGCTTATTCGGATATGACATTGCTGGATGACAGCCACATCGGTCTGCTCTTCGAAAATGGCGATAAAAACCCCTACGACCGGATCTATTTTAAACGCATTCCTTTATCCAACCTTCAATAA
- a CDS encoding dihydrodipicolinate synthase family protein, translating into MKIKGLIAATFSTLRTDGSVDLEMIPLLVEQLIADDVKGVFICGTNGEGPNLTMEERMQIAEAYIKAVNKRMLVLVHVGHTAIAESRRLAKHASDIGADAISSVAGFYFKPTSVNNLADCMAAIAEAAPDIPFYYYHIPAITGIAVDMIRFLELAEEKIPNFAGIKYTAATLHEYQRCLNYKNGKYDMLFGYDELLLPALSIGAKGAIGSTYTFAAPLYNAIIRAFEEGNMERAKTLQWQAVQMISCLPEYGPIPTQKAIVGFGGLELGPCRLPLTALAADKKQEVKQFLESMHFFENLSLIRNEN; encoded by the coding sequence ATGAAAATAAAAGGATTAATAGCAGCAACTTTTAGTACGCTGCGGACGGATGGTTCAGTAGATCTTGAGATGATCCCGTTACTGGTAGAACAATTGATAGCCGATGACGTAAAGGGGGTATTTATTTGCGGAACGAACGGAGAAGGCCCCAACCTTACGATGGAGGAGCGGATGCAGATAGCGGAAGCGTATATTAAAGCCGTTAATAAAAGAATGCTGGTTTTGGTGCATGTGGGGCATACGGCTATTGCAGAATCGCGCCGCCTGGCAAAGCATGCCAGCGACATTGGAGCTGATGCCATTTCTTCTGTGGCTGGTTTTTATTTTAAACCCACATCCGTAAATAACCTGGCTGATTGCATGGCTGCCATTGCAGAGGCTGCCCCGGATATTCCCTTCTATTATTATCATATTCCGGCCATTACCGGCATTGCCGTGGATATGATCCGCTTCCTGGAACTGGCCGAAGAAAAGATACCCAACTTCGCAGGGATAAAATACACAGCAGCCACTTTACACGAATACCAGCGCTGTCTGAATTATAAGAACGGCAAGTACGATATGCTGTTTGGTTACGACGAATTATTATTACCCGCTTTGTCCATAGGAGCAAAAGGCGCAATCGGGAGCACTTACACTTTTGCGGCGCCGTTGTATAATGCCATTATCAGGGCATTTGAGGAGGGAAACATGGAAAGGGCCAAAACCCTCCAATGGCAGGCGGTGCAGATGATCTCCTGTTTGCCTGAATACGGACCGATCCCCACCCAAAAAGCCATAGTAGGATTTGGGGGGCTTGAGTTGGGCCCCTGCCGCTTGCCATTAACAGCATTGGCGGCGGATAAAAAACAGGAAGTAAAACAATTTCTGGAATCCATGCACTTTTTTGAAAACCTCAGCCTGATCCGGAATGAAAATTAA
- a CDS encoding sialidase family protein yields MPKIKCSRLWIALMGLPLLLGGCIKTIKEVAQDKEKTVLAGTATAMTVTTAAPYRMLPAVLFDGGNEAGYHSFRIPSIIKAKDGVLLAFCEGRKNGPTDYGDIDVVCKRSTDNGITWSSLKIVAGQNSTDTWGNPTTVFDPTKGTNGRVWLFMSWNLGSFTDMSQMNYWGARRVKITYSDDNGVTWSTPTDATETLTPTYMKWDCVGPGIGIRTQFDHPGRLVIPAKDRNIYSDDKGSTWTYTLLPAGGSEGTIIEKMNQNEGGWYARIDRPGSSLQENRTHIRSVGNLPGTWSSWAYISQLPSPGTGGCEGSLLRYNTDSPHRTLFIGPNSTDKRCDMNIWVSYNDGTTWPVHRSLIYYNTCDYANITAGRGGYSSMAKTADYCVAALTELNEDLHVSTSNKSIELHKFNLPWILENNPE; encoded by the coding sequence ATGCCAAAAATAAAATGCTCCCGGTTGTGGATAGCCCTCATGGGGCTGCCTTTATTGTTAGGAGGTTGTATAAAAACAATAAAGGAAGTTGCTCAGGATAAAGAAAAAACAGTGCTGGCCGGCACGGCAACGGCAATGACCGTAACAACGGCTGCGCCTTACCGGATGCTTCCGGCGGTGCTTTTTGACGGAGGGAATGAGGCCGGTTATCACAGTTTCCGCATCCCTTCTATTATTAAGGCAAAAGACGGTGTGCTGCTAGCTTTCTGTGAGGGCCGCAAAAATGGCCCCACCGACTACGGGGATATAGATGTGGTTTGCAAACGCTCAACAGATAATGGTATTACCTGGAGCAGCCTGAAAATAGTGGCCGGACAAAACTCCACGGATACCTGGGGGAATCCCACTACCGTATTTGACCCCACAAAGGGCACCAATGGCCGCGTTTGGTTGTTTATGTCCTGGAACCTGGGTTCGTTTACAGATATGAGTCAGATGAACTACTGGGGCGCCCGCCGCGTAAAAATCACCTATAGTGATGATAATGGCGTTACCTGGAGTACCCCAACAGATGCAACCGAAACATTGACACCCACCTATATGAAATGGGATTGTGTAGGGCCTGGTATTGGGATCCGTACCCAGTTTGATCATCCGGGGCGCCTGGTTATCCCCGCAAAGGACCGCAATATTTACAGTGATGATAAGGGTAGTACCTGGACCTATACCTTACTGCCGGCCGGTGGTAGCGAAGGGACCATTATAGAAAAAATGAACCAGAATGAGGGGGGCTGGTACGCCCGTATAGACCGGCCGGGTAGCAGTCTCCAGGAAAACCGTACCCATATCCGTTCAGTTGGCAACCTGCCGGGCACCTGGTCTTCCTGGGCCTATATCAGTCAGTTGCCCAGTCCCGGAACGGGAGGATGCGAAGGCTCCCTGTTACGCTATAATACAGACAGTCCGCATCGCACCTTGTTTATCGGTCCCAATTCAACCGATAAACGTTGCGACATGAACATCTGGGTAAGCTACAATGACGGAACAACCTGGCCGGTGCACCGGTCGCTGATTTATTACAATACCTGTGACTATGCCAATATTACGGCAGGCAGGGGTGGTTACTCGTCTATGGCAAAAACGGCGGATTATTGCGTCGCCGCCTTAACCGAGCTGAATGAAGATTTACATGTAAGCACCAGTAATAAATCTATTGAACTGCACAAGTTCAATCTTCCCTGGATTTTGGAAAATAATCCTGAATAA
- a CDS encoding SusC/RagA family TonB-linked outer membrane protein — MKSIALFCFFSLCLWGSVGLNAQTSRTITGTVVSADLQPIAGASIVVKGTTLGTITDTTGAFSIRLPQNAGTLAVSALGFKEREIIPGKDLHITVTLDPRSDPLNEVVVIAYGKQSRSTITTSVSKVGSQEFKNAPGVNPLVQLQGKVAGVSLQLSDGQPGANPQIFIRGGSSTSPESDAPLLIVDGIVGQMRNISDLNPDDIESMEILKDAASTALYGARAANGVIIVTTKKGAAGKPKINVKFSTGQDQQAKKYNFLNAHDYIYVTRKNIAAYNTTNPQLYLSGGTYGMSTGNPRNTKNTLEFLDVYIRDYGEDYVADLINNQGWETMDDPATGKKLIFKNTNFEDVTYQTANRFDVDASVSGGSDKYTYYMGLGHNNQDGIVYGTYYKGYNGLFNGTMKLSNKWSMNTSFSFQLRNSNAPNNYTNVVNRSIKTPPTYRLRFEDGTPAPGEGISSFLPRLYEVYYKEKYTDVKVYRYTSKVGANWDILPGLSFAPTFYYFTTEGIENRYEGFSTVYKNRNASANHNFDRQTQIDGLLSYNKKIGQGHHLNTVLGTSYINNYAYRLSASGRGAPTDYITTLNATVPETQRTSSTKSSEAMISYFGRADYDYKSRYMLSASLRMDGSSRFAEKKRQAFFPGVSAGWNVHKEKFWEPALKTVSSLKLRSSFGLVGNNNIGTYDAYGQYATGYNYDAQAGILNTTLKNDILVWEKTASFDAGADIGFLNNRVTLILDYYNKLTSNRLFDKPLDATTGFSSIKSNYGSIRNSGFEIELEALPVQTKNFSWKVNATFSYNKGVVVKLPANGEDKNRVGGNYVYDPASGTYKKVGGFAEGERFGQRWAYHLLGAYATDEDAANAPRDLNASGRVKLGGDAIWDDLDGNGIIDNNDMIFMGYIRPNKMGGFVNTITYKSLSLRLVGDWATGHVIDNKFKADIMGSARNNNSALPDVLGPDVWKQQGDRATIPKYTVQSDYDYNFRNHLRWDNGIGNSDGSNNSLYYSKGDFLAFREVTISYRFPQKLINRIFLQNLEAFGSVYNLGYLTHYSGLMPEVYTGSDPGLYPRPRQVIFGINATF, encoded by the coding sequence ATGAAGTCGATTGCTCTATTCTGTTTTTTTAGTCTTTGTCTTTGGGGATCCGTTGGTCTGAACGCTCAAACGTCGCGGACAATAACCGGTACCGTGGTCAGCGCGGATTTACAACCCATAGCTGGCGCCAGTATTGTAGTGAAAGGGACCACGCTGGGAACCATAACGGACACTACGGGTGCCTTTAGTATCCGGCTCCCGCAAAATGCCGGCACACTGGCGGTAAGCGCGCTGGGTTTTAAGGAACGGGAAATAATTCCCGGTAAAGACCTGCATATTACGGTAACGCTGGATCCCCGGTCGGATCCGCTGAATGAAGTGGTTGTCATTGCCTATGGCAAACAATCCCGCAGTACTATAACCACCTCGGTTTCAAAAGTGGGTAGCCAGGAGTTTAAAAATGCGCCGGGAGTGAATCCGTTGGTACAATTACAGGGAAAGGTAGCGGGTGTGTCGCTGCAGTTATCCGATGGTCAGCCGGGCGCCAACCCCCAGATATTTATCCGCGGCGGAAGTTCTACTTCGCCTGAAAGCGATGCGCCCTTACTGATTGTAGATGGGATCGTAGGCCAGATGCGCAACATCAGTGACCTGAACCCTGACGATATTGAATCGATGGAAATTCTGAAGGATGCCGCGTCCACAGCCCTCTACGGCGCCCGGGCCGCAAACGGCGTTATTATTGTTACTACAAAAAAAGGTGCCGCCGGCAAACCGAAGATCAATGTAAAATTTTCAACGGGGCAGGATCAACAGGCAAAAAAATATAACTTCTTAAACGCACACGATTATATTTATGTAACCCGCAAAAACATCGCTGCCTACAATACGACCAACCCGCAATTGTATTTAAGCGGTGGTACTTACGGCATGTCTACCGGCAACCCGCGCAACACAAAGAATACACTGGAATTCCTGGATGTATATATAAGAGATTATGGTGAAGATTATGTGGCGGACCTTATTAACAACCAGGGTTGGGAAACCATGGACGATCCCGCTACCGGCAAAAAACTGATCTTTAAGAATACAAATTTTGAGGACGTGACCTATCAAACCGCCAACCGGTTTGACGTGGACGCCAGTGTAAGCGGCGGTTCTGATAAGTACACGTATTATATGGGCCTGGGGCATAATAACCAGGATGGTATTGTATACGGTACCTATTATAAAGGCTACAACGGCTTGTTTAACGGAACCATGAAGCTGAGCAATAAATGGAGTATGAATACCAGCTTCAGCTTCCAGTTGCGCAATTCCAATGCACCGAATAACTATACCAATGTGGTCAACCGCTCTATAAAAACACCGCCAACCTACCGGCTGCGTTTCGAAGACGGAACGCCCGCCCCGGGCGAAGGTATTTCGTCTTTTCTGCCGCGTCTTTACGAAGTGTACTACAAAGAAAAATATACCGATGTAAAAGTATACCGCTATACGTCCAAGGTGGGCGCCAACTGGGATATTTTGCCGGGGCTGAGTTTTGCACCCACCTTCTATTATTTTACAACAGAGGGGATTGAAAACCGGTATGAAGGATTCAGTACCGTTTATAAAAACAGGAATGCGTCTGCCAATCATAATTTCGACCGGCAAACACAGATTGACGGACTGCTAAGTTATAATAAAAAGATAGGGCAAGGGCATCACCTGAATACGGTACTCGGCACCAGTTATATTAACAACTACGCGTATCGCCTGAGTGCCAGTGGTCGCGGCGCCCCTACTGATTATATCACTACCCTGAATGCCACGGTGCCGGAAACACAACGGACTTCCTCCACCAAGTCTTCGGAGGCGATGATAAGTTATTTTGGCCGGGCAGACTACGACTATAAATCAAGGTATATGTTGTCTGCCAGTTTAAGAATGGACGGGTCTTCCCGCTTTGCGGAGAAAAAACGGCAGGCGTTTTTCCCGGGTGTTTCGGCGGGATGGAATGTGCATAAGGAAAAATTCTGGGAGCCAGCGTTAAAAACCGTCAGCTCATTAAAGCTGCGTTCCAGCTTTGGGTTGGTGGGCAACAATAATATCGGAACCTACGACGCCTATGGGCAATATGCAACGGGCTATAATTACGATGCGCAAGCGGGCATTTTAAATACCACGCTTAAAAATGACATATTGGTTTGGGAAAAAACGGCTTCATTTGATGCCGGGGCAGATATCGGTTTTTTGAACAACCGCGTAACATTGATCCTGGATTATTATAATAAACTAACCTCCAACCGTCTTTTTGACAAACCCCTGGATGCCACAACTGGTTTCTCTTCTATCAAGAGCAACTATGGCTCTATCCGCAACAGCGGTTTCGAAATAGAACTGGAGGCCCTGCCGGTGCAAACCAAAAATTTTTCCTGGAAAGTGAACGCCACCTTCTCCTACAATAAAGGCGTGGTAGTAAAACTGCCCGCTAACGGGGAAGACAAGAACCGGGTTGGCGGAAACTATGTCTATGATCCGGCATCAGGAACGTATAAAAAAGTGGGTGGATTTGCCGAGGGCGAACGCTTTGGACAGCGCTGGGCTTATCACCTCCTGGGCGCCTATGCAACCGATGAGGATGCCGCCAATGCCCCGCGCGATCTCAATGCCAGCGGCCGCGTAAAACTGGGCGGAGACGCGATCTGGGATGATCTGGATGGGAACGGTATCATTGATAATAATGATATGATCTTTATGGGTTACATACGCCCCAATAAAATGGGCGGCTTTGTAAACACCATTACTTATAAAAGCCTTTCGCTGCGCCTGGTGGGCGATTGGGCTACGGGCCATGTTATCGATAATAAATTTAAGGCGGATATTATGGGAAGTGCGCGCAACAATAACTCAGCCCTGCCCGATGTGCTGGGCCCCGATGTATGGAAACAACAGGGAGATAGAGCAACGATCCCGAAATATACGGTACAGAGCGATTATGATTATAATTTCAGGAACCACCTTCGCTGGGATAATGGCATTGGCAATTCCGACGGATCTAATAATTCATTGTATTATTCAAAAGGTGATTTCCTGGCGTTCCGCGAAGTAACGATCAGCTATCGTTTCCCGCAAAAGCTCATTAACCGGATCTTCCTGCAGAATCTGGAAGCATTTGGCTCCGTATATAACCTGGGATATCTCACCCACTACAGCGGGCTGATGCCCGAAGTGTACACGGGCTCCGATCCGGGTTTGTATCCCCGGCCGAGACAAGTGATTTTTGGAATTAACGCAACCTTTTAA
- a CDS encoding RagB/SusD family nutrient uptake outer membrane protein: MKNYYTLIFLLAGLFFLPACEKLIDIKPDSAITAENYWNAEGDVTGYLTGIYSKYRDVMNNTYYLEDRGDAFSPGLESGMSSAWLQNLTPQNAPNWLDFYNVVHHCNLLLKYAPGISFGQEANKNRVLAQTKFIRAHIYFTLLRSWGDVPIVTEPTESADMKLPARTKATEVAAFILKDIDEAISAFPEDNIKDKDLASKQAAYALKADVLLWKAKVLGGGTADLTEAIAAVDKASVGLSLEDDFSKIFSTDNRKGKEVLFALHFLKDEKSDQYSKQLKPRDLFVQAALNKNDIPYAVSGARSQYAPSDKLQQAFKANANDKRTNASFIVAVGANNAVIGVFDNKMRGTVYPDNRYYDNDIIVYRLGELILFKAEALAALGRTGEAIVELNKIRTRAGIGNYTSSTDQRTIEREILNERFRELYLELKRWPDLLRFHFEGVIDVRAEVPNMNASIPLFFPIPKAQIDINSNLTQTEGY; this comes from the coding sequence ATGAAAAATTATTATACACTTATTTTTTTGCTCGCGGGCCTGTTCTTTTTGCCGGCCTGTGAAAAGCTGATCGATATAAAGCCGGATTCGGCCATCACCGCTGAAAATTACTGGAATGCCGAGGGTGATGTAACAGGCTATCTTACCGGCATCTATTCAAAGTACCGGGATGTAATGAATAATACTTACTACTTGGAAGACCGGGGCGATGCATTCAGCCCGGGGCTGGAATCGGGGATGTCATCAGCATGGCTGCAAAACCTGACGCCTCAAAATGCGCCCAACTGGCTCGATTTTTATAACGTAGTGCATCATTGCAACTTGCTGTTAAAATATGCTCCGGGAATTTCTTTTGGACAGGAGGCCAACAAAAACCGTGTGCTGGCTCAGACCAAATTTATCAGGGCACATATTTATTTTACACTGCTGCGCTCCTGGGGGGATGTACCTATTGTAACAGAGCCTACAGAAAGTGCAGATATGAAGTTGCCTGCAAGAACAAAGGCAACGGAAGTAGCGGCTTTTATTTTGAAAGACATCGACGAGGCCATCAGCGCTTTTCCGGAAGATAATATAAAAGATAAGGACCTGGCTTCAAAACAGGCGGCTTATGCCTTAAAGGCTGATGTGCTGCTATGGAAGGCAAAGGTATTAGGGGGCGGTACTGCCGATCTTACCGAAGCCATTGCAGCGGTGGATAAGGCTTCGGTGGGCTTAAGCCTGGAAGACGATTTTTCGAAAATATTCAGCACCGATAACCGGAAAGGAAAGGAAGTATTGTTTGCACTGCATTTTTTAAAGGACGAAAAATCGGATCAGTATAGCAAACAACTGAAACCGCGCGATCTTTTTGTTCAGGCGGCACTCAATAAAAATGATATTCCCTATGCGGTAAGTGGCGCCCGTAGCCAATATGCGCCGTCCGATAAATTGCAGCAGGCGTTTAAAGCAAATGCAAACGATAAAAGAACAAACGCTTCCTTTATTGTTGCGGTGGGTGCTAATAATGCGGTTATTGGTGTATTTGATAATAAAATGCGCGGCACCGTTTACCCGGACAACCGGTATTACGACAATGATATCATCGTATACCGCTTAGGTGAATTGATCCTTTTTAAAGCAGAGGCGCTGGCCGCATTGGGCCGTACAGGAGAGGCAATTGTTGAACTGAATAAGATAAGAACACGGGCGGGAATTGGTAATTATACCAGCTCAACAGACCAACGTACCATAGAACGGGAAATATTGAACGAGCGTTTTCGCGAATTGTACCTGGAGCTCAAACGCTGGCCGGATCTGCTGCGCTTTCATTTTGAAGGGGTGATTGATGTGCGCGCGGAAGTGCCGAATATGAACGCCTCCATACCGCTGTTCTTCCCCATTCCGAAGGCACAGATCGATATTAATTCAAATTTGACTCAGACTGAAGGATATTAA